DNA sequence from the Halobacterium sp. DL1 genome:
CAGCGCGACGACGAGCGCAGCGACCGACCGAAGCGTCGCCAGCACCATGAGCGCCGGTACGGTGAACAGGAACGAGAGCAGGAGCACTGGCCGACGGCGACCACCGAACAGGCGGTCGGAGAGCAGCCCGCTGCTGACGCGGGAGACGATGCCGACGGCCGGGAACACCGCGATGAGCAGTCCGCTCAGACCGATCGCGAGACCGACCTCGTCCGTGAGGTACGACGGCGCCCAGCTGTTGACGAACAGGTAGAGCGAGTAGGCGAGAAAGCCCAGACCGCCGACCAGCCAGACGCTCCGGTCGCGGAGCACGCTCCCAAACTCCGCCAGGCTCGGCGCGGCGCCAGCGTCGCTGCGCCCGAGGCCGCGACTCGTCGGCCAGTACATCGCCAGGCCGACCAGCGGGACCGCGTTGAACACGAGGAAGATGGCGGGCCAGCCGAACTGCGCGGCTATCGTGGGGCCGCCGCCCTGACCGAGTGCGAACCCGACTGGACCGCTCGCGGTGAAGATGCCGACCGCCGTCGCGCGGCGGGACGGCTCGACGGCGCGGCTGACGATGTCGATGCCAGCGTTCCAGATAGTGACGAACGCGGCGCCACCGACGAGACGCGACGCGATCAGGAGGTAGTAGGCGTTGCGCTCGGCCGCCATCCACCCCCAGACGCCGACGACGAGCGACACCGCGATGGCGAGAGCGATGGCGACCCGGGAGTTCGTCCGGTCGAGCAGCGCGCCGACCGGGAGGCTGGCGACCACCGCGGCGCCGAACATGCTCCCCACGACGAGACCGGCTTTCGTCGCGTCGATGCCCATCGACGCACGGATGAGCGGTGTGACGCTCGCGGGCACGATCTCGTTCGCGGAGAGCGCCACCGATATCAGGCTCAGTCCGCCGACGAGTATCCAGCGCTCCCGCTCGCTGCGGGCAGCCCGGGTCGTCACGCCCGAGGAGTCACTGCCCGCCTCGTCTGTCATTGGCAGATTCTGGACGCTGTCGAACAAGTATCTGTGCTTCGGCGTAGTCCTGTCCGGGTTCTCCCACGCGGATACCCCGGCGCCGGGGCCGCGGGGACGCCCGGTCGTTCTCAACCCCTACCGCCGGCGACCGAGTGCCACGACACTGCCGAGGAGGCCGCCGACAGCGAACGCCGCGGCGACGAGGAGACCTGCCACTGTCGCGACGACCCGCGGAATCCCGACCACGTACTCGTCCGGGACGCCCGCCGTCGCGAGGCGGCGACGGTAGCTCAGATAAGGAACTGCTCGACGAGCGTGCCGACGAGCTTCTGTTCCGCGAGCCGGAGGTGCTCCTCCAGCGTCCGCCGGTCGATGTCCATCTCTTCGGCGAGTTCTTCGGTGGTCGCGCCGCGCGGAATCTCGTAGTAGCCGGCCTCCCAGGCGAGGACGACAGCCTCCTCCTGGCGGTCCGAGAGGCTCGGCATCACGCGGTCCATCGAGAGCATCGGGTGGTCCTGCGTGACGGTGTCGATCTCGCGCTTCGAGCGCACGGTCACGTCGAAGGACTCCTGGGCGTCCTGGTAGAACTCGGTGAGATTCCGGGACTCGAGGGTGAGCACGCGGACGACCTTGCCCCCGCTCTCGTAGCGCAGCGGGGGCAGGAACAGACACTCGTGCTTCGAGAGGTAGCCCTCGATGTTGTCCTCGATGTACGGCTGGAGGCACTCCGCCGTGATGATGATCTGTTCGTTCGCCCGCTGGATGGTGTCCTCCACCCCCACCGCACGCTCGACCTCCTGGCGGACCTCGCCGTCGGCGTCCCCCCGCACGTACAGGAGGTCGCAGTGGTCGTTACACCACAGTTCGATGCTGACGTCACGCCCCGCCGTCGCGCCCTCGTACGCCACGTTTCCCTTGATGTGGAATGTGGCTTCGTACATTCTGCTACCTCTTGGTATCTAGTTGTAATATAATCCCCTCACCATGGGCGGCCCCACTTACCCATCTCACCCTCCCAGATCTGGCGGCCCGGAATTTGCCGAAGACGCTCACCTTCCTCCCCGAGACCCCACGGCCTTCCTCCTCACTCCGGAGTGGGGAATTTATTACGAGCGCCACCCCTTCCTCGACGTAGAGATGTCCGTCCGGCGGCCGGTTTGCCGGACCAGGCGAACTCGTCAATCGAACCATGACGAACGACACACTCACCGGCGACCAGATTCCCTGGTGACGACCGTGGACGACCAGCCCGCGGCGAGTGACGACGCGCCCGGGTTAGCGAGCGCCGTCGTCGCACGGTTACCCGGACTCGCGCTGCTCGTCTTGGTCGCGCTGGCTGCTCGCGCGGCGGGGCTCTTCGTCCCGGGCGTGAACGCGCTGCTGGCGAGCGTCGCCATCGGCATCATCGTGGTCAACGTCGTCGGCGTCCCGGACGTCCTCGACCCGGGGGTCGCGACGCACAAGCTCTGGCTGGAGACTGGCATCGTGCTCATGGGCGCTCGTATCTCCGTGGAGTCGCTGCTCGGCGCGGGCGTCGAACTCACCTTGCTCGTCGTCGTCGCTGCAGCCGGGATGGTGCTGCTGGTCGAGGCGCTATCCAGGACGCTGTTCGACGTGCCCAGGGAACTCGGGGCGCTGCTCGCCGCGGGCTCCGGCATCTGCGGCGTCTCCGCGGTGGCGGGCGTCGCCGGCAGCATCCGCGCGAACGAGGACCACGTCGCCTACGCCACCGCGACCATCCTGCTGTTCGACGCCGTCACCCTGTTCGTCTACCCCGTCCTCGGCTCGGTGCTGTCGCTGTCCGACCAGGTGTTCGGCGTCTGGGCGGGCCTCACGATGTTCAGCACCGGGCCGGTGACCGCCGCCGGGTTCGCGTTCTCGGAGACCGCCGGCCACTGGGCGACGGTGACGAAACTCACGCGGAACCTCCTGCTCGGCGTTCTGGTCGGCGTCTACTCCCTGCGGTACGCGGAGGGCGAACGCGGCGCTAGCGCGTTCTCACCGCGGGCGCTCTGGGCGTCGTTCCCGAAGTTCGTCCTCGGCTTCTTCGCCGTGATGGTGTTGACGTCCACCGCGCTCGTCTCCCCGACGACGACCGAGCAGTTGACGAACGCCTACCAGTGGCTGTTCCTCGTCGCGTTCGCCGGCCTCGGGCTCAGCGTGGACGTCGAAGACCTCCTGAACACCGGCGCCCGGCCGGTCGCGCTGGTCTGCACGGCGTTCGTCGTCGGGAGCGCGGCACTGCTCGTCCTCGTCGGCTTGCTGTTCGGGGCGTGACGTCGTGGTGTTCGGGCTCTACCCTTGGCCGACGTGTTCCGCACCGGAACGACGAACGGAAGCAAGCGCTGGGGGTCTGCCCGCGAGGAGGGGGAGCGAGTGCGCCACCTCTCTTAAACGACCCTTCACATGCTGGGTGAACGACAAACCCTCCTGGGGTCGTAGGTCGAGGCATGGAGCAGCAGACCGAAGGCGACCACGGCGTCGGCGACCCGTCCGAGCAGTGGCGCGACTATCAGGGCGCGCCCACCGGGACGGACGTGGAGTGCGAGGGGTGGCGACAGGAGGCGGCCCTGCGGATGTTGAACAACAACCTCGACCCGGAGGTCGCGGAGAAGCCCGAAGACCTCGTCGTCTACGGGGGCACGGGCCGGGCGGCCCGTAGCTGGGACGCCTACGACGCCATCCTCGGCGAACTCCGCGAGTTGGGCGACGAGGAGACACTGCTCGTCCAGTCCGGGAAACCCGTCGGCGTCTTCGAGACGCACGAGCAAGCCCCGCGCGTGCTCATCGCGAACTCGAACCTCGTGGGGAAGTGGGACAACTGGGAGCACTTCCACGAACTCGAGTCGAAGGGGCTCATCATGTACGGCCAGATGACCGCGGGGTCGTGGGCGTACATCGGCACGCAGGGCATCATCCAGGGAACCTACGAGACGCTCGCGGAGGCGGGCCGCCAGCACTTCGAGGGAGACCTCGAAGGCCGCATCGTCGTGACAGGGGGGCTGGGCGGCATGGGCGGCGCGCAACCGCTCGCGGTGACGATGAACGAGGGCGTCTGCATCGCTGCGGAGGTCGACGAGGACCGCATCGACCGCCGCATCGAGACGGGCTACTGCATGGAGAAGACCGACAACGTGGGTGAGGCCATTCGGAAGGCCGAGGAAGCAGCGGAGGCCGGGGAAGCGTACTCCGTCGGCGTCCACGTGAACGCCGCCGATATGCTCGAGGAAATGCTCGACCGCGGCTTCGTCCCGGACGTCGTCACGGACCAGACGAGCGCGCACGACGAACTCGAGGGCTACTACCCGAGTGGGTACACCGTCGAGGAGGCCGACGACCTCCGCGAGCGAGACGCCGAGACGTACGTCGAGGAGAGCCTGGACACGATGGAGCGCCACGTCCAGGGCATCCTCGATATGCAGGACGCGGGCGCCATCGCCGTCGAGTACGGCAACAACATCCGCGGCCAGGTCGCCGACCACCGCGATATGGAGACGGCGTTCGACTTCCCCGGCTTCGTCCCGGCGTACATCCGCCCGCAGTTCTGTAGGGGACGGGGACCGTTCCGCTGGGTCGCGCTCTCCGGTGACCCCGAAGACATCCACCGCACGGACGAGGCCGTCAAGGAACTGTTCCCGGAGAAGGAGTCGCTGCACCGCTGGATCGACCTCGCGCAGGAGCAGGTTCAGTTCCAGGGGCTCCCGAGTCGGGTCTGCTGGCTGGGGTACCAAACAGAGGAGGAAGGTGGCCTCACGGAGCGCGCGAAGTTCGCGCTGCGCATCAACGACCTCGTCGCGGAGGGCGAAATCGGCGCCCCCGTGGTCGTCACCCGCGACCACCTCGACGCGGGCAGTGTCGCCAGCCCGAACCGCGAGACCGAGGCCATGAAGGACGGTTCGGACGCGATCGCCGACTGGCCGATTCTGAACGCGCTGTTGAACACGGCGGCGGGCGCTGACATCGTGAGCGTCCACGACGGCGGCGGCGTCGGCATCGGGAACGCGCTCCACACGAACAACCACGTCGTCCTCGACGGCACCGACCTCGCCGCCGAGAAGGCGCGGCGCGTGTTCACCACCGACCCCGGGATGGGGGTCATCCGGCACGCCGACGCGGGCTACGAGGAGGCCCTCGCGGAGGCCCGCGAGTCCGGCGTCGACGTCCCGATGGAGGACCGATGAACCTCACAGAACCACCCGAGTGGGCGGGCACGTCGTCGGACCCGAACGACGAGCAGTTCGGGGACGTGATAGAGGCCGCGATACCCGAGACGGCGACGGACTACGACGCCGTACTCGTCGGCGAACCGTACGACGGCGCCGTCATCGGTCGGAAGGGTGCGGCAGGCGGACCGGCCGCGGTCCGCGAGGCGCTCGCGGGCGTGAAGAGCCACCACTTCCAGACGGGAGCGGTCAACGCTCTCGGTGACCTGGGTGACGTCGATGTGGACGCCGACAGCGTCTCGGAGGCACAGGGAGCGTTCCAGGACGCCGCCCACCGCGTCCACGACCTGGGCGCGTTCCCCGTCTTCGTCGGCGGCGACAACTCGCTGTCGTACGCCAACGCCAGCCCGCTGCTCGACCGCGGGTCGCTCGGCGTCGTGAGTTTCGACGCCCACCTCGACTGCCGGGAGGTCCGGGGTGAGCCGTCCAGTGGCACGCCGTACCGGCAGCTGTTCGATGAGGGTCTCGACGCGCTCGCCGTCGTCGGCGCGCGCCACTTCGAGACCAGCACGCGGTACGCCGACTACATCGACGAGCAGGGCGGCAGCGTCGTCACTTCGGAGACCGTCGGCGCGGACCCCGGCGGGGCGCTCGACGCCGCGCTGGCCGCGATGGCCGACGTCGACCAGGTGTACGTGAGCGTGGACATCGACGTGCTCGACGCCGCTTACCCGGGGTCAAGCGCGCCGACGCCGGGCGGCATCGAGCCGCGCGAACTGTTCCGCCTCGTGCGCCGCATCGCTGGCCGCTCGCGGGTCGCCGGCTTCGAAATCGTCGAGACGGCGCCGTCGCTGGACACGGAGGGACGCACGGTCGACGCGGCCGCGAGAACGATCGCGCACTTCCTCGGAGGCTACCATGGCTGACCTGCAGACGGTCGTCCACGGCGCCGCCGAAGTGGTCGTCGGTCCGGACGACGAGGGCGCCCTCCGGAGCTACGAGGACGGCGCAGTAGCCGTCGTCGACGGGAGCGTCGCGATGGTTGGCGCCAGCGAGGACGTGACCCGCGAGTACCCCGCGGAGAACGCCGACACCGCCGTCGAGGCGTCCGGGAAGACGGTGATTCCGGGGTTCGTCGACCCACACACCCACGCGCTGTTCGCGGGCGACCGCTCCGACGAGTTCGCGAAGAAGCTCCGCGGGAAGCCCTACCAGGAGATTCTCGCGGAGGGCGGCGGCATCCTCCGCACCGTTGGAGCCGTCCGCGATGCCAGCGACGACGAACTCGTCGCGAATCTCACCGAGCAACTGGACCTGATGCTCGACCACGGCACGACCACCGCGGAGGTCAAGACCGGCTACGGGCTGGACACGGAGACGGAGCTCCGGATGCTCGACGCCATCGAGCGCGCTGCCGCCGACCACGCGGTCGACGTGGTGGCGACGTTCATGGGCGCCCACGCCACGCCGGACGGGATGGACGCCGCGGACTACGTCGACGAGGTCGTCGAAGAGCAACTGCCAGCGGCCGCCGAACGCGGTAGCGCGGCGTTCTGTGACGTGTTCTGCGAGGAGGGCGTGTTCACCGTCGAGCAGTCCCGACGCATCCTGGAAGCGGGCCGCGAGCACGGCATGAAACCCAAGATTCACGCCGAGGAGTTCACCCGCCTCGGGAGCGCCCAGCTGGCCGCCGAACTCGGCGCGGTGAGCGCCGACCACCTGCTGCACGCCAACGAGGAGGACGCCGAGGCGCTCGGGGACGCGGGCGTCACACCCGTTCTCCTCCCCGGCACGGCGTTCTCGCTGGGCGAGTCCTACGCAGACCCCGAGCAGTTCCAGGCGGCGGGAGCGCCGGTCGCGCTCGCCACCGACCTCAACCCGAACTGCTACAGTCAGAGCATGGGGTTCGCGGTCGCCCTGGCTTGCAACGGGATGCGGATGACGCCCGCGGACGCGCTGCTCGGGGCGACGACCCACGCTGCGCGCGCCATCGACCGGTCGGACGGCACGGGGACGCTCCGCGAGGGAGCGCCCGGTGACGTCGCCGTCGTAGATGGGCCGAGCCACGTTCACGTCCCGTACAACTTCGGCGTGAACGCCGTCTCGACCGTCCTCAAGGACGGGGAGGTCGTGCGTGACTGAGGTCGTCGTCGACGGCGAGACCCTGACGCCCGAGGACGTCGAGGCTGTCGCCCGGGACGGCGCCACGGTCCGGATAGCCGACGAGTCTCGCGAGGACGTCCGGCGCTCCCGCGAGCGCGTGGCGGACGTCCTCGAGTCGGGCGAGGCCGTCTACGGCGTGAACACCGGCTTCGGTCAACTCGTCGACACGCAGATTCCCCGCGAGGACCTCCAGGCGCTCCAGACGAACCTGCTGCGGAGCCACGCCGCGGGCGCGGGCCACGAACTCGAACGAGAGGCGGTTCGCGCGCTCATGCTCACCCGACTGAACGCGCTCGTCAAGGGCTACTCCGGCATCCGCGAGGTGGTCGTCGACCTGCTCACAGCGATGCTCAACGAGGGCGTCCACCCGGTCGTGCCCTCCCGCGGGAGTCTCGGCGCGAGCGGCGACCTCGCCCCGCTCGCCCACACGAGTCTCGTGCTCATCGGAGAAGGGGCTGCTGTGGTGGGTGGTGAACGTCTACCAGGCGAGGAGGCGCTCGCTCGCGTCGGCCTCGAACCCGTCGCGCTGGAGGCGAAAGAGGGGCTCGCGCTCATCAACGGCACGCAGCTAACGGCGGCCCTGGCGGCGCTCGCCCTCCTCGACGCCGAGCGGGCGCTCCGCGCGGCGGACGCCGCGGGCGCGCTCACCACGGAGGTCACGCTGGCGACGACGGCGAACTGCGACCCGAACATCCAGCGCGTGCGGCCCCACGACGGCCAGTCGGCGAGCGCGCGCAACGTCAAGCGCCTCACCGAAGGGTCCGAAATCGTCGAGAGCCACCGGAACTGCGACCGCGTGCAGGACGCCTACTCGATTCGCTGTCTCCCGCAGGTCCACGGCCCCGTCCGGGACGCGCTCGCGCACCTCCGGGAGGCCACCGAGGTGGAGCTGAACAGCGCGACTGACAACCCGCTCGTCTTCGACGCCGACGGCGTCGACCCGCGGGCCAGCGGCACCGACTCGGCGGCCGTGCTCTCGGGGGGCAACTTCCACGGCGAGGTGCTCGCGCTCCGTCTCGACTACGCGACCAGCGCGCTCACCGAACTCGCCGCCATCAGCGAGCGCCGCGTCGACCGGATGCTCAACCCGAACGTCCAGGAGGACCACCTGCCGCCGTTCCTCACCGAGCACAGCGGCCTCCACTCGGGGCTGATGATCCCCCAGTACACGGCCGCGTCGCTCGTCAACGACCTCCGCTCGCTGGGCAGGCCGTCGACGGACAACGCGACCGTCTCCGGCAACCAGGAGGACCACGTCAGCATGAGCGCCGGGAGCGCGCTCGGCTTCCGCGAGGCCGCCGAGAAGACCGCATCGGTGGTCGGCGTCGAACTGCTCTGTGGCGCGCAGGCCAGCGAGTTCCTCGACGACGACCTCGACCACGCCGCCGGCACCCGCGCCGTCTACGACCTCGTCCGGGAGGTCTCGCCACCCGTCGAGGAGGACCGCTCGCTTGCCGACGAGATGGACGCCATCGCGGACCTGGTCACCGGGGGACTCGTCGACGAGGCCGTCGAGCGTGCACTCGGCGAGCGACTGGAGTGACGAAGGGGGAGCGTCACAGCTCCCCAAGAGATTTTTTCGAATGCCGACGCGACTGTTCGATATGGTCGACGTCCGGAAGGCTCCTCCGAGCGACTTCGACGCCGTCTACCGGATGCTCTGCGACCGAACCGGCGACCGTGACCGCGACGCCGTCGAGGCCTGGTACGTCGAACACCCCGAGTTGTTCCATGGAGCGTACGTCGACGACGCGCTCGTCGGGTTCACCGTCGGACGGGCGCGACGTGAGGACTCCGTCGAACTCGTCGGTATCGCGGTAGACGACGAGTACACTCGCCGGGGAATCGGCTCGCGGCTCCTCGACGCCTTCGAGACGGCCGCCACGGACCTCGGCTACGAGCGCATGAGCCTCGGCTCCGCGGGCGGCTACGTCGACGAGTTCTACCTCGCGAACGGCTACGAACCGGAGAGCATCCTCGTCCGCCTCCACCCCGACGACGTGCCGGAGAACTACCGCGAACTCGGCTTCGAAATCCTCAGGGAGCGCGTGGACGACGGCGTCCAGAAGTTCTACGTCACCCCGGGCGCCCACAACCCGGAGCGCGTCGAGGCGGTGCGCGAGGCGTTCGGCGACCCCGAGGCCATCTACATCGTGGAGAAGTACCTCGCGTAGTTACATTTCAATCCAAAGAATCAACACCGCTGTCAGTAGAATCGCACCAAGGAGTGCTTTTCCCATAGTCAAATGTACACGCTCAAGCCAACTGTTGTCTACTTCTGTCATCAGGCTCAATCCAGCTAATCCGACAACACTCAAGAAGAACCACACCGAGTAGATTGGGGTTGTTGGCCACTCAGAACCCCTGCTAAGTAGGTACTTTCCCGAAGTTACTGATATTACAAGTATACCAAGAAATCCGAGTGTGATGTAGCTAACTCCGTGTTCAACATTGACCTCTGAATCATCGCCATCAATGGTGTACCGAACACTTGCTAGCCAAAGTGGTAAAACTAGAATTGAGGCTTCTAAGAGACTGATAGCG
Encoded proteins:
- a CDS encoding sugar transporter, translating into MTDEAGSDSSGVTTRAARSERERWILVGGLSLISVALSANEIVPASVTPLIRASMGIDATKAGLVVGSMFGAAVVASLPVGALLDRTNSRVAIALAIAVSLVVGVWGWMAAERNAYYLLIASRLVGGAAFVTIWNAGIDIVSRAVEPSRRATAVGIFTASGPVGFALGQGGGPTIAAQFGWPAIFLVFNAVPLVGLAMYWPTSRGLGRSDAGAAPSLAEFGSVLRDRSVWLVGGLGFLAYSLYLFVNSWAPSYLTDEVGLAIGLSGLLIAVFPAVGIVSRVSSGLLSDRLFGGRRRPVLLLSFLFTVPALMVLATLRSVAALVVALLVAGFTIQLTLGLSFAYVRELVDRRVAATAVAFQTTLGLAGAFVAPIAGGALIEAAGYETAFLVGSGLALVGVAFVWVVPES
- a CDS encoding transcriptional regulator, with amino-acid sequence MYEATFHIKGNVAYEGATAGRDVSIELWCNDHCDLLYVRGDADGEVRQEVERAVGVEDTIQRANEQIIITAECLQPYIEDNIEGYLSKHECLFLPPLRYESGGKVVRVLTLESRNLTEFYQDAQESFDVTVRSKREIDTVTQDHPMLSMDRVMPSLSDRQEEAVVLAWEAGYYEIPRGATTEELAEEMDIDRRTLEEHLRLAEQKLVGTLVEQFLI
- a CDS encoding urocanate hydratase (catalyzes the formation of 4-imidazolone-5-propanoate from urocanate during histidine metabolism), with the protein product MEQQTEGDHGVGDPSEQWRDYQGAPTGTDVECEGWRQEAALRMLNNNLDPEVAEKPEDLVVYGGTGRAARSWDAYDAILGELRELGDEETLLVQSGKPVGVFETHEQAPRVLIANSNLVGKWDNWEHFHELESKGLIMYGQMTAGSWAYIGTQGIIQGTYETLAEAGRQHFEGDLEGRIVVTGGLGGMGGAQPLAVTMNEGVCIAAEVDEDRIDRRIETGYCMEKTDNVGEAIRKAEEAAEAGEAYSVGVHVNAADMLEEMLDRGFVPDVVTDQTSAHDELEGYYPSGYTVEEADDLRERDAETYVEESLDTMERHVQGILDMQDAGAIAVEYGNNIRGQVADHRDMETAFDFPGFVPAYIRPQFCRGRGPFRWVALSGDPEDIHRTDEAVKELFPEKESLHRWIDLAQEQVQFQGLPSRVCWLGYQTEEEGGLTERAKFALRINDLVAEGEIGAPVVVTRDHLDAGSVASPNRETEAMKDGSDAIADWPILNALLNTAAGADIVSVHDGGGVGIGNALHTNNHVVLDGTDLAAEKARRVFTTDPGMGVIRHADAGYEEALAEARESGVDVPMEDR
- a CDS encoding formimidoylglutamase translates to MNLTEPPEWAGTSSDPNDEQFGDVIEAAIPETATDYDAVLVGEPYDGAVIGRKGAAGGPAAVREALAGVKSHHFQTGAVNALGDLGDVDVDADSVSEAQGAFQDAAHRVHDLGAFPVFVGGDNSLSYANASPLLDRGSLGVVSFDAHLDCREVRGEPSSGTPYRQLFDEGLDALAVVGARHFETSTRYADYIDEQGGSVVTSETVGADPGGALDAALAAMADVDQVYVSVDIDVLDAAYPGSSAPTPGGIEPRELFRLVRRIAGRSRVAGFEIVETAPSLDTEGRTVDAAARTIAHFLGGYHG
- a CDS encoding imidazolonepropionase, encoding MADLQTVVHGAAEVVVGPDDEGALRSYEDGAVAVVDGSVAMVGASEDVTREYPAENADTAVEASGKTVIPGFVDPHTHALFAGDRSDEFAKKLRGKPYQEILAEGGGILRTVGAVRDASDDELVANLTEQLDLMLDHGTTTAEVKTGYGLDTETELRMLDAIERAAADHAVDVVATFMGAHATPDGMDAADYVDEVVEEQLPAAAERGSAAFCDVFCEEGVFTVEQSRRILEAGREHGMKPKIHAEEFTRLGSAQLAAELGAVSADHLLHANEEDAEALGDAGVTPVLLPGTAFSLGESYADPEQFQAAGAPVALATDLNPNCYSQSMGFAVALACNGMRMTPADALLGATTHAARAIDRSDGTGTLREGAPGDVAVVDGPSHVHVPYNFGVNAVSTVLKDGEVVRD
- a CDS encoding histidine ammonia-lyase, whose product is MTEVVVDGETLTPEDVEAVARDGATVRIADESREDVRRSRERVADVLESGEAVYGVNTGFGQLVDTQIPREDLQALQTNLLRSHAAGAGHELEREAVRALMLTRLNALVKGYSGIREVVVDLLTAMLNEGVHPVVPSRGSLGASGDLAPLAHTSLVLIGEGAAVVGGERLPGEEALARVGLEPVALEAKEGLALINGTQLTAALAALALLDAERALRAADAAGALTTEVTLATTANCDPNIQRVRPHDGQSASARNVKRLTEGSEIVESHRNCDRVQDAYSIRCLPQVHGPVRDALAHLREATEVELNSATDNPLVFDADGVDPRASGTDSAAVLSGGNFHGEVLALRLDYATSALTELAAISERRVDRMLNPNVQEDHLPPFLTEHSGLHSGLMIPQYTAASLVNDLRSLGRPSTDNATVSGNQEDHVSMSAGSALGFREAAEKTASVVGVELLCGAQASEFLDDDLDHAAGTRAVYDLVREVSPPVEEDRSLADEMDAIADLVTGGLVDEAVERALGERLE